The sequence ACCTCTTCGTCGAGATGCTTCGGAAGCACGGTCACCTGTCCGGCCTTGTAGCTATCCCGGTTTTCCCACAGGTCGATCTGGGCGAGCGTCTGGTTGGTGAAGCTGTTCGACATCACGAAGGACGGATGGCCCGTTCCGCAGCCGAGGTTCACGAGGCGACCCTCGGCGAGCATGTAGATGCTGTTGCCGGTCGGGAAGGTGTATTTGTCCACCTGCGGCTTGATGTTGAGACGGGTTACGTCAGGCGCCTTGTTGAGCTTGTCCATCTGGATCTCGTTGTCGAAGTGGCCGATGTTGCAGACGATGGCCTGGTCTTTCATCTTCGACATGTGATCGAGGGTGATGATGTCCTTGTTGCCGGTGGTGGTGACGTAGATATCGCCCCAGCCGAGGGTGTCCTCGATGGTGAGGACGCGGAAACCTTCCATCGCCGCCTGGAGGGCGCAGATCGGATCGACCTCGGTGACGACGACCTGGGCGCCGGCTCCGCGGAGAGCCTGGGCGCAGCCTTTGCCGACATCGCCGTAGCCGAGCACGACCCCGACCTTTCCGGAGATCATCACGTCGGTGGCGCGCTTGATGCCATCAAGCAGGGATTCGCGGCAGCCATATAGGTTGTCGAACTTCGATTTGGTGACGGAGTCATTGACGTTGATCGCAGGGACAAGGAGGGTGCCCGCCTTGGCCATCTGATAGAGGCGGTGAACGCCGGTGGTGGTCTCTTCGGAAACGCCTTTCCAGTCTTTGACGATGGTGTGGAAAATACCGGGCTGCCTGACCTTGATGTCGGCAAGCAGATCCTTGATGACCTGCTCCTCCTCGCTCTCGCCGGGGCTTTCGTGCCAGGTGGAGCCGTTTTCCATTTCGTAGCCCTTGTGGATCAGCAGGGTCGCGTCGCCACCATCATCGACGATGAGCTGCGGGCCG comes from Akkermansiaceae bacterium and encodes:
- a CDS encoding adenosylhomocysteinase; protein product: MSFTDYKVRDIGLADFGRKEIDIAEHEMPGLMATREKYGKTKPLQGVRIMGSLHMTIQTAVLIETLADLGADVRWVSCNIFSTQDHAAAAMAAREIPVFAWKGETLEEYWWCTWQALVNKDGLGPQLIVDDGGDATLLIHKGYEMENGSTWHESPGESEEEQVIKDLLADIKVRQPGIFHTIVKDWKGVSEETTTGVHRLYQMAKAGTLLVPAINVNDSVTKSKFDNLYGCRESLLDGIKRATDVMISGKVGVVLGYGDVGKGCAQALRGAGAQVVVTEVDPICALQAAMEGFRVLTIEDTLGWGDIYVTTTGNKDIITLDHMSKMKDQAIVCNIGHFDNEIQMDKLNKAPDVTRLNIKPQVDKYTFPTGNSIYMLAEGRLVNLGCGTGHPSFVMSNSFTNQTLAQIDLWENRDSYKAGQVTVLPKHLDEEVARLHLAKIGAKLTRLTQAQADYIGLSPDGPFKADHYRY